From a single Mangifera indica cultivar Alphonso chromosome 19, CATAS_Mindica_2.1, whole genome shotgun sequence genomic region:
- the LOC123203294 gene encoding cytoplasmic tRNA 2-thiolation protein 1 isoform X1 → MEDADAKLKKGGGRLCCICNQRRAALKRPKTLEQICRDCFYEVFEEEIHQVIVENQLFKPGERIAIGASGGKDSTVLAHVLSELNRRHNYGLDLFLLSVDEGITGYRDDSLETVKRNEMQYGLPLKIVSYKDLYGWTMDEIVKMIGLKNNCTFCGVFRRQALDRGASLLKVDKLATGHNADDIAETVLLNILRGDIARLSRCTSITTGEDGPIPRCKPFKYTYEKEIVMYAYFKRLDYFSTECIYSPNAYRGFAREFIKDLERIRPRAILDIIKSGENFRIAPSTKMPEQGTCERCGYISSQKWCKACVLLEGLNRGLPKLGIGRNKGLSNDSKKDMKQTRGTKSIESKQCGTLDF, encoded by the exons ATATGCAGGGACTGTTTCTATGAGGTTTTTGAGGAGGAGATTCACCAAGTGATTGTGGAAAACCAGCTTTTCAAGCCCGGTGAGCGTATTGCCATTGGCGCATCTGGTGGAAAag ATTCTACTGTTCTTGCTCATGTACTGTCAGAGCTAAATCGGCGCCACAACTACGGCTTGGACCTCTTCCTCTTGTCAGTTGATGAGGGCATTACAGGTTATAGGGATGACTCACTAGAAACtgttaaaagaaatgaaatgcaG TATGGCCTCCCTCTGAAGATTGTTTCTTACAAGGATTTATATGGATGGACAATGGATGAAATAGTGAAGAtgattggtttaaaaaataactgcACGTTCTGTGGTGTTTTCCGTCGTCAG GCCCTCGATCGAGGTGCTTCTTTGTTGAAAGTGGACAAGCTCGCTACTGGACATAATGCAGATGATATCGCAGAAACAGTTCTCTTGAACATCTTACGTGGTGATATTGCTAG ATTGAGTAGATGTACCTCAATAACAACTGGTGAAGATGGACCAATTCCAAGATGCAAACCGTTCAAGTACACTTATGAGAAGGAGATCGTAAT GTATGCTTATTTCAAGAGGCTAGACTACTTCTCTACCGAAT GCATATATTCTCCGAATGCTTATCGTGGTTTTGCTCGTGAGTTCATTAAAGATTTGGAGAGAATAAG ACCCAGGGCCATACTTGACATCATTAAATCAGGGGAGAATTTCAGAATTGCCCCTTCAACAAAAATGCCAGAGCAGGGTACCTGTGAACGCTGTGGCTACATTTCTAGCCAG AAATGGTGTAAAGCTTGTGTCCTGCTGGAGGGACTGAATCGTGGTTTGCCTAAGTTGGGCATAGGACGGAATAAAGGCCTCAGTAATGATAGTAAAAAGGATATGAAACAAACTAGGGGAACAAAGAGTATAGAGAGCAAACAATGTGGAACATTGGACTTCTGA